In Caldicellulosiruptor morganii, the following proteins share a genomic window:
- a CDS encoding glycoside hydrolase family 9 protein: protein MKVIKRAFSIIVLFVLILSVCFPGIMPVKAYAGGTYNYGEALQKTIMFYEFQMSGKLPSWVRNNWRGDSGLDDGKDVGLDLTGGWHDAGDHVKFNLPMSYSASMLGWAVYEYKDAFVKSKQLEHILNQIEWANDYFVKCHPSKYVYYYQVGDPIADHNFWGPAEVMQMKRPAYKCDLSNPASSVVAETAASLAVASIVIKERNSQKAVSYLQHAKDLFEFADTTRSDAGYTAATGFYTSGGFIDDLGWAAVWLYIATNDSSYLAKAEELMSEYANGTNTWTQCWDDVRYGTLIMLAKITGKELYKGAVERNLDYWTDRITYTPKGMAYLTGWGSLRYATTAAFLACVYADWSGCDSNKKTKYLNFAKSQIDYALGSTGRSFVVGFGTNYPQHPHHRNAHSSWANSMKIPEYHRHILYGALVGGPGSDDSYNDDITDYVQNEVACDYNAGIVGALAKMYQLYGGEPIDNFKAIETPTNDEIFVESKFGNSQGPNYTEVISYIYNRTGWPPRVTDKLSFKYFIDLTELVQAGYSPDVVKVDTYYIEGGKISGPYVWDKNRNIYYVLVDFSGTKIYPGGEVEHKKQAQFKISVPQGYPWDPTNDPSYKGLTSQLEKNKYIAAYDNNNLVWGLEPGAATSTPAPTATPTSTPTPTVTVTPTPTPTPTPTVSVTPTPTPTPTGAPGTGSGLKVLYKNNETSASAASIRPWFKIVNGGSSSVDLSRVKIRYWYTVDGDKPQSAVCDWAQIGASNVTFNFVKLSSGVSGADYYLEVGFSSGAGQLQPGKDTGDIQVRFNKNDWSNYNQADDWSWMQSMTNYGENTKVTLYVDGVLVWGQEPGGATPAPTSTATPTPRPTVTSTPTPTPTPTPTATATPTPTVSVMPTPAPTASPAGGSYWIPSESYGALKVWYANGNLSSTTNVLNPKIKIENVGTTAVDLSRVKVRYWYTIDGEATQNVSVASSINPAYIDVKFVKLRANAGGADYYVEVGFKSGAGVLAAGQSTKEIRLSIQKGSGSYNQSNDYSVRSVTSYIENEKVTGYIDDVLVWGKEPGRNAQIKVWYANGNLSSTTNVLNPKIKIENVGTTAVDLSRVKVRYWYTIDGEATQSVSVASSINPAYIDVRVVKLRANAGGADYYVEVGFKSGAGVLAAGQSTKEIRLSIQKSSGSYNQSNDYSVRSVTSYIENEKVTGYIDDAIVWGREPSRGTKPAGGVTPTPAPTPTVTPTPTPTPTVTVTPTPTPAVTPDVKISIDTSSGRTKISPYIYGANQDIQGVVHPARRLGGNRLTGYNWENNMSNAGSDWYHSSDDYMCYIMGITGNDKKVPAAVVSKFHEQSIKQNAYSAITLQMAGYVAKDGNGTVSESETAPSPRWAEVKFKKDGALSLQPDVNDNYVYMDEFINYLINKYGKASSATGIKGYILDNEPDLWSATHPRIHPQKVTCSELINKSVELAKVIKTLDPDAEVFGPASYGFAGYLTLQDAPDWNQVKGNHRWFLSWYLEQMKKASDSFGKRLLDVLDIHWYPEAQGGGVRICFDGENNTSRDVAIARMQAPRTLWDPTYKTAQKGQITAGENSWINQWFPEYLPLLPNIKADIDKYYPGTKLAITEFDYGGKDHISGGIALADVLGIFGKYGVYMAARWGDSGSYAQAAYNIYLNYDGKGSRYGSTCVSAETTDVENMPVYASIEGEDDSTVHIILINRNYDRKLKAEIKMNNTRVYTGGEIYGFDSTSSQIRKIGVLSNIQNNTITIEVPNLTVYHIVLTSSK, encoded by the coding sequence ATGAAAGTAATTAAGAGAGCTTTTTCGATAATTGTTTTATTTGTTTTGATACTTTCAGTATGTTTTCCTGGAATCATGCCTGTAAAAGCTTATGCAGGGGGAACATATAATTACGGTGAGGCACTACAGAAAACAATAATGTTTTATGAATTCCAAATGTCAGGGAAACTACCTTCCTGGGTAAGGAACAATTGGAGGGGTGACTCTGGCTTAGATGATGGCAAGGATGTAGGGCTTGATTTGACAGGTGGCTGGCATGACGCAGGTGATCACGTAAAGTTTAACCTACCAATGTCGTACAGTGCTTCAATGCTGGGGTGGGCTGTTTATGAATATAAGGATGCATTTGTAAAGAGCAAACAACTGGAGCACATTTTAAATCAAATAGAGTGGGCAAATGACTACTTTGTAAAGTGTCATCCTTCAAAATATGTATATTATTATCAGGTTGGGGATCCAATTGCAGATCACAATTTTTGGGGACCGGCAGAAGTAATGCAAATGAAGCGTCCAGCATATAAGTGTGATTTATCAAATCCAGCATCCTCTGTAGTAGCAGAAACAGCTGCATCTCTTGCAGTGGCTTCAATTGTTATAAAAGAAAGAAACTCTCAGAAAGCAGTCTCTTATCTCCAACATGCCAAAGACCTGTTTGAGTTTGCAGATACCACAAGAAGTGATGCTGGGTATACTGCTGCAACAGGTTTCTACACATCGGGTGGCTTTATAGATGATCTTGGATGGGCTGCTGTATGGCTTTATATTGCAACAAATGACAGTAGTTATTTGGCGAAAGCAGAAGAGTTGATGTCAGAATATGCTAATGGAACAAATACATGGACACAATGCTGGGATGATGTTCGATATGGAACATTGATCATGCTTGCAAAGATTACAGGGAAAGAGTTATATAAAGGAGCTGTAGAGAGAAACTTAGACTATTGGACTGACAGAATTACGTATACGCCGAAAGGGATGGCATATCTGACAGGATGGGGTTCATTAAGATATGCGACAACAGCTGCATTTTTAGCATGTGTCTATGCAGACTGGTCAGGGTGCGATTCGAACAAAAAGACCAAATATTTGAACTTTGCAAAAAGCCAGATTGACTATGCACTGGGTTCCACAGGTAGAAGTTTTGTAGTAGGATTTGGCACCAATTATCCGCAACATCCGCATCACAGGAATGCGCACAGTTCATGGGCTAACAGCATGAAAATACCCGAGTATCACAGACACATATTATATGGAGCACTGGTTGGTGGTCCTGGTAGTGATGATAGTTATAATGATGACATTACCGATTATGTACAAAATGAGGTTGCCTGCGATTATAATGCTGGAATTGTTGGCGCACTGGCAAAGATGTACCAGCTATATGGAGGAGAGCCTATTGATAACTTTAAAGCAATTGAAACGCCGACAAATGATGAAATTTTTGTCGAATCGAAATTCGGGAATTCACAGGGTCCAAATTATACCGAAGTAATTTCCTATATCTATAATCGAACTGGGTGGCCACCGAGAGTAACCGATAAACTCAGTTTTAAATATTTTATTGACCTAACAGAATTAGTCCAGGCAGGATATTCGCCTGATGTTGTCAAAGTTGACACATACTACATCGAAGGAGGAAAAATTAGCGGTCCTTATGTATGGGACAAGAATAGGAATATATACTATGTTCTTGTGGATTTTAGTGGAACAAAGATATATCCTGGCGGTGAAGTTGAACACAAAAAGCAGGCTCAATTTAAAATATCTGTTCCGCAGGGGTATCCATGGGATCCGACTAATGATCCTTCATATAAAGGATTAACCAGTCAATTAGAAAAAAATAAATATATTGCCGCATATGATAATAATAATCTGGTATGGGGTTTAGAGCCGGGTGCTGCGACATCCACACCTGCACCAACAGCAACACCAACTTCGACCCCGACACCGACGGTGACAGTTACACCAACACCAACGCCAACCCCGACACCAACAGTAAGTGTAACTCCGACACCAACCCCGACACCGACGGGTGCACCTGGTACGGGAAGTGGATTGAAGGTACTGTACAAGAACAATGAGACGAGTGCGAGTGCGGCATCAATAAGGCCATGGTTTAAGATAGTGAATGGAGGCAGCAGCAGTGTTGATCTTAGCAGAGTTAAGATAAGATACTGGTACACGGTGGATGGTGACAAGCCGCAGAGTGCGGTATGTGACTGGGCACAGATAGGAGCAAGCAATGTGACATTCAACTTTGTGAAGCTGAGCAGCGGAGTGAGTGGAGCGGATTATTACTTGGAGGTAGGGTTTAGCAGTGGAGCTGGGCAGCTGCAGCCTGGAAAGGACACAGGGGATATACAGGTAAGGTTTAACAAGAATGACTGGAGCAATTACAATCAGGCAGACGACTGGTCATGGATGCAGAGCATGACGAATTATGGAGAGAATACGAAGGTAACGCTGTATGTAGATGGAGTTCTGGTATGGGGGCAGGAGCCGGGAGGAGCGACACCTGCACCGACAAGCACAGCAACACCAACGCCAAGGCCTACAGTAACATCAACACCAACCCCAACACCTACACCCACACCTACAGCGACAGCGACCCCGACACCGACAGTGAGTGTAATGCCAACACCGGCACCGACGGCATCACCGGCAGGTGGGAGTTACTGGATACCGAGTGAGAGTTACGGTGCGCTGAAGGTATGGTATGCGAATGGTAATTTGAGTAGTACGACGAATGTATTGAATCCGAAGATAAAGATAGAGAATGTAGGGACGACGGCGGTAGATCTTAGCAGGGTTAAGGTAAGATACTGGTACACGATAGATGGAGAGGCGACGCAGAATGTAAGTGTAGCAAGCAGCATAAATCCTGCGTATATAGATGTGAAGTTTGTGAAGCTTAGGGCGAATGCAGGCGGAGCGGACTATTATGTAGAGGTAGGTTTTAAGAGTGGAGCAGGTGTTTTGGCAGCGGGTCAGAGCACGAAGGAGATAAGGCTAAGCATACAGAAGGGCAGCGGCAGCTACAATCAGTCGAATGACTATTCGGTAAGAAGTGTGACGAGCTATATAGAGAACGAGAAGGTAACGGGGTATATAGATGATGTACTTGTATGGGGCAAAGAGCCGGGCAGGAACGCCCAGATCAAGGTATGGTATGCGAATGGTAATTTGAGCAGCACGACGAATGTATTGAATCCGAAGATAAAGATAGAGAATGTAGGGACGACGGCGGTAGATCTTAGCAGGGTTAAGGTAAGATACTGGTACACGATAGATGGAGAGGCGACGCAGAGTGTAAGTGTAGCAAGCAGCATAAATCCTGCGTATATAGATGTGAGGGTAGTGAAGCTTAGGGCGAATGCAGGCGGAGCGGACTATTATGTAGAGGTAGGTTTTAAGAGTGGAGCGGGTGTTTTGGCAGCGGGTCAGAGCACGAAGGAGATAAGGCTAAGCATACAGAAGAGCAGCGGCAGCTACAATCAGTCGAATGACTATTCGGTAAGAAGTGTGACGAGCTATATAGAGAACGAGAAGGTAACGGGGTATATAGATGATGCGATAGTATGGGGAAGAGAGCCGAGCAGGGGTACAAAGCCGGCGGGTGGAGTGACACCAACCCCGGCACCGACCCCGACAGTGACGCCAACACCGACACCAACACCGACTGTTACGGTGACCCCAACTCCAACGCCTGCGGTGACCCCCGATGTTAAAATATCGATCGATACGTCCAGTGGAAGAACAAAAATAAGTCCGTATATTTATGGAGCAAATCAGGATATCCAGGGTGTTGTTCACCCTGCAAGACGACTTGGTGGGAACAGATTGACGGGTTACAACTGGGAGAACAATATGTCCAATGCGGGGAGTGACTGGTATCATTCGAGCGATGATTATATGTGTTATATTATGGGTATAACAGGGAATGATAAGAAAGTTCCAGCAGCTGTTGTAAGCAAATTTCACGAGCAGTCAATAAAACAAAATGCATATTCAGCCATCACATTGCAGATGGCAGGTTATGTAGCAAAAGATGGTAATGGTACAGTGAGCGAGTCAGAGACAGCACCTTCACCGAGATGGGCTGAAGTCAAGTTTAAAAAAGATGGTGCACTGTCATTGCAGCCTGACGTTAATGATAACTATGTATATATGGATGAGTTTATTAACTATTTGATTAACAAGTATGGCAAAGCATCGTCTGCGACGGGAATTAAAGGATATATACTTGACAACGAGCCGGACTTATGGTCGGCTACTCATCCGCGAATTCATCCACAGAAGGTAACCTGCAGTGAATTGATAAATAAATCGGTGGAGCTGGCGAAGGTAATAAAGACACTTGATCCGGATGCAGAAGTTTTTGGACCTGCATCGTATGGTTTTGCGGGATATTTAACATTGCAGGATGCACCTGACTGGAATCAGGTTAAAGGAAATCACAGATGGTTTTTGAGCTGGTATCTTGAACAGATGAAGAAGGCCTCGGATAGTTTTGGGAAGAGGTTATTGGATGTGCTTGACATACACTGGTACCCGGAGGCACAGGGTGGCGGTGTGCGAATATGCTTTGACGGTGAAAATAATACTTCAAGGGATGTGGCAATAGCGAGGATGCAGGCACCGAGAACGCTATGGGATCCGACATATAAAACTGCACAGAAGGGTCAGATAACAGCGGGAGAAAATAGCTGGATAAATCAATGGTTTCCGGAATATCTACCACTGCTTCCAAATATAAAGGCAGATATAGACAAGTATTATCCTGGTACCAAACTTGCTATAACTGAGTTTGATTATGGAGGGAAGGACCACATATCGGGAGGAATAGCTTTAGCAGATGTCTTAGGGATATTCGGCAAGTATGGAGTATACATGGCAGCAAGATGGGGAGATTCGGGGAGCTATGCACAGGCGGCGTACAACATTTATCTCAACTATGATGGGAAAGGTTCGAGATACGGTTCAACGTGTGTGAGCGCTGAGACAACTGACGTTGAGAACATGCCGGTATATGCTTCAATTGAGGGAGAAGATGATTCGACTGTGCATATTATATTAATTAACAGGAATTATGACAGGAAACTGAAGGCAGAGATAAAGATGAATAATACCAGGGTATACACAGGTGGAGAGATATACGGGTTTGACAGTACAAGCTCTCAAATCAGGAAGATAGGAGTGCTCAGCAATATACAAAACAACACAATCACCATAGAAGTACCGAATCTGACGGTATACCACATTGTTTTAACCTCTTCAAAGTAG
- a CDS encoding glycoside hydrolase family 48 protein translates to MKKRVLRFVSRLILAVFIMSISLVGSMSYFPVKTEAAPDWSIPSLCESYKNDFKIGVAIPARCLSNDTDKRMVLKHFNSITAENEMKPESLLAGQTSTGLSYRFSTADTFVNFANTNNIGIRGHTLVWHNQTPDWFFRNSSGQMLSKDALLARLKQYIYDVVGRYKGKVYAWDVVNEAIDENQPDGYRRSTWYQICGPEYIEKAFIWAHEADPNAKLFYNDYNTEISKKRDFIYNMVKNLKSKGVPIHGIGMQSHINVNWPSVSEIENSIKLFSSIPGIEIHITELDMSLYNYGSNENYSTPPQDLLQKQAQKYKDIFTMLRKYKGIVTCVTFWGLKDDYSWLNSSSKRDWPLLFFEDYSAKPAYWSVIEAAGASASPSPTSTVTPTPTTTATPRPTSTATPTPTPTPTGAPGTGSGLKVLYKNNETSASAASIRPWFKIVNGGSSSVDLSRVKIRYWYTVDGDKPQSAVCDWAQIGASNVTFKFVKLSSAVSGADYYLEVGFSSGAGQLQPGKDTGDIQVRFNKNDWSNYNQADDWSWMQSMTNYGENTKVTLYVDGVLVWGQEPGGATPAPTSTATPTPTPTVTSTPTPTPTPTATATPRPTSTPTPTPTPTVSVMPTPAPTASPAGGSYWTPSESYGALKVWYANGNLSSTTNVLNPKIKIENVGTTAVDLSRVKVRYWYTIDGEATQNVSVASSINPAYIDVKFVKLRANAGGADYYVEVGFKSGAGVLAAGQSTKEIRLSIQKGSGSYNQSNDYSVRSANSYIENEKVTGYIDDVLVWGKEPSRNAQIKVWYANGNLSSTTNVLNPKIKIENVGTTAVDLSRVKVRYWYTIDGEATQSVSVASSINPAYIDVKFVKLGANVGGADYYVEIGFKSGAGVLAAGQSTKEIRLSIQKSSGSYNQSNDYSVRSVTSYIENEKVTGYIDDAIVWGKEPSRGTKPAGGVTPTPAPTPTATPTPTPTITPTPTPTPTATTTPTPTPTPTSSSGLGVYGQRFMWLWNKIHDPANGYFNQDGIPYHSVETLICEAPDYGHLTTSEAFSYYVWLEAVYGKLTGDWSKFKTAWDTLEKYMIPSAEDQPMGGYNPSKPATYAGEWETPDKYPSPLEFDVPVGQDPLHSELVNTYGTQMMYGMHWLMDVDNWYGYGRRGDGVSRASFINTFQRGPEESVWETVPHPSWETFKWGGPNGFLDLFIKDQNYAKQWRYTNAPDADARAIQATYWAKEWAKQQGKLNEISSYVAKAAKMGDYLRYAMFDKYFKPLGCQDKYAAGATGYGSAHYLLSWYYAWGGALDGTWSWKIGCSHAHFGYQNPMAAWVLANDSDIKPKSPNGANDWAKSLKRQVEFYRWLQSAEGAIAGGATNSWNGRYEKYPAGTATFYGMAYEPNPVYHDPGSNTWFGFQAWSMQRVAEYYYVTGDRDAGALLEKWVSWVKSVVKLNSDGTFAIPSTLDWSGQPDTWNGTYTGNPNLHVKVVDYGTDLGITASLANALLYYSAATKKYGVFDEAAKNLAKELLDRMWNLYRDDKGLSAPEKRGDYKRFFEQEVYIPAGWTGKMPNGDVIKSGVKFIDIRSKYKQDPDWQKLVSAYNAGQAPEFRYHRFWAQCDIAIANATYEILFGNQ, encoded by the coding sequence ATGAAAAAGAGAGTTTTAAGGTTTGTTTCCCGGCTCATACTGGCAGTGTTTATTATGAGCATAAGCTTAGTGGGATCAATGAGTTATTTTCCTGTAAAGACCGAAGCTGCACCTGACTGGAGTATACCGAGTTTATGCGAGAGTTATAAGAATGATTTTAAGATAGGAGTAGCGATACCTGCGAGATGTTTGAGCAATGATACGGACAAGCGAATGGTATTGAAGCATTTTAACAGTATTACAGCAGAGAATGAGATGAAGCCTGAAAGTTTATTGGCAGGGCAGACAAGCACTGGATTGAGTTACAGATTTAGCACAGCTGATACGTTTGTTAACTTTGCAAACACGAACAATATAGGGATTAGAGGGCATACACTGGTATGGCACAATCAAACACCTGATTGGTTTTTTAGAAACAGCAGTGGGCAGATGTTATCGAAAGATGCACTGTTAGCGAGGCTGAAGCAATACATTTATGATGTTGTTGGTAGGTATAAGGGTAAGGTATATGCATGGGATGTTGTAAATGAGGCTATAGATGAGAACCAGCCTGATGGATACAGACGCTCGACATGGTATCAAATCTGTGGTCCGGAGTATATAGAGAAGGCATTCATATGGGCGCATGAAGCCGATCCGAATGCGAAGCTGTTTTATAACGACTATAATACAGAGATATCGAAGAAGAGAGATTTCATTTACAACATGGTAAAGAATTTAAAATCCAAGGGTGTGCCGATTCATGGTATAGGGATGCAGAGCCATATAAATGTGAACTGGCCATCGGTGAGCGAGATAGAGAACAGTATAAAGTTGTTCAGTTCGATACCTGGGATTGAGATTCACATAACAGAGCTTGACATGAGTTTATACAACTATGGATCAAATGAGAATTATTCAACACCACCTCAGGATTTGCTTCAGAAGCAGGCACAGAAGTATAAAGACATATTTACAATGCTGAGGAAATACAAAGGTATTGTAACATGTGTTACATTCTGGGGTTTGAAGGATGATTATTCATGGCTGAACTCATCCAGCAAGAGGGATTGGCCGCTGTTGTTCTTTGAGGATTACAGTGCAAAGCCGGCGTACTGGTCGGTGATTGAGGCAGCGGGTGCAAGTGCATCTCCAAGCCCAACATCAACAGTTACCCCAACTCCTACAACGACAGCAACGCCAAGGCCGACATCCACAGCAACACCGACACCAACCCCTACACCGACGGGTGCGCCTGGTACAGGAAGTGGATTGAAGGTACTGTACAAGAACAATGAGACGAGTGCGAGTGCGGCATCAATAAGGCCATGGTTTAAGATAGTGAATGGAGGCAGCAGCAGTGTTGATCTTAGCAGGGTTAAGATAAGATACTGGTACACGGTGGATGGTGACAAGCCGCAGAGTGCGGTATGTGACTGGGCACAGATAGGAGCAAGCAATGTGACATTCAAGTTTGTGAAGCTGAGCAGCGCTGTGAGTGGAGCGGATTATTACTTGGAGGTAGGGTTTAGCAGTGGAGCTGGGCAGCTGCAGCCTGGAAAGGACACAGGGGATATACAGGTAAGGTTTAACAAGAATGACTGGAGCAATTACAATCAGGCAGACGACTGGTCATGGATGCAGAGCATGACGAATTATGGAGAAAATACGAAGGTAACGCTGTATGTAGATGGAGTTCTGGTATGGGGGCAGGAGCCGGGAGGAGCGACACCTGCACCGACAAGCACAGCAACACCAACGCCAACGCCGACAGTAACATCGACACCAACTCCAACACCTACACCTACAGCGACAGCAACGCCAAGGCCGACATCCACACCAACGCCGACCCCGACACCGACAGTGAGTGTAATGCCAACACCAGCACCGACGGCATCACCGGCAGGTGGGAGTTACTGGACACCGAGTGAGAGTTACGGTGCGCTGAAGGTATGGTATGCGAATGGTAATTTGAGTAGTACGACGAATGTATTGAATCCGAAGATAAAGATAGAGAATGTAGGGACGACGGCGGTAGATCTTAGCAGGGTTAAGGTAAGATACTGGTACACGATAGATGGAGAGGCGACGCAGAATGTAAGTGTAGCAAGCAGCATAAATCCTGCATATATAGATGTGAAGTTTGTGAAGCTTAGGGCGAATGCAGGCGGAGCGGACTATTATGTAGAGGTAGGTTTTAAGAGTGGAGCAGGTGTTTTGGCAGCGGGTCAGAGCACGAAGGAGATAAGGCTAAGCATACAGAAGGGCAGCGGCAGCTACAATCAGTCGAATGACTATTCGGTAAGGAGTGCAAATAGCTATATAGAGAACGAGAAGGTAACAGGGTATATAGATGATGTACTTGTATGGGGCAAAGAGCCGAGCAGGAACGCCCAGATCAAGGTATGGTATGCGAATGGTAATTTGAGCAGCACGACGAATGTATTGAATCCGAAGATAAAGATAGAGAATGTAGGGACGACGGCGGTAGATCTTAGCAGGGTTAAGGTAAGATACTGGTACACGATAGATGGAGAGGCGACACAGAGTGTAAGTGTAGCAAGCAGCATAAATCCTGCATATATAGATGTGAAGTTTGTGAAGCTTGGGGCGAATGTAGGCGGAGCGGACTATTATGTAGAGATAGGGTTTAAGAGTGGAGCAGGTGTTTTGGCAGCAGGTCAGAGCACGAAGGAGATAAGGCTAAGCATACAGAAGAGCAGTGGCAGCTACAATCAGTCAAATGACTATTCGGTAAGAAGTGTGACGAGCTATATAGAGAACGAGAAGGTAACAGGGTATATAGATGATGCGATAGTATGGGGTAAAGAGCCGAGCAGGGGTACAAAGCCGGCGGGTGGAGTGACACCGACACCGGCGCCGACGCCGACGGCAACTCCTACTCCGACACCTACAATCACACCAACCCCGACACCGACGCCGACAGCAACAACTACCCCAACACCTACTCCGACACCGACATCGAGCAGTGGACTTGGTGTATACGGGCAGAGGTTTATGTGGTTGTGGAACAAGATACATGATCCGGCAAACGGCTATTTTAACCAGGACGGGATACCATATCATTCAGTGGAGACATTGATATGTGAGGCACCTGATTATGGACATTTGACGACAAGTGAAGCATTTTCGTACTATGTATGGCTTGAGGCGGTATATGGGAAGTTGACAGGTGACTGGAGCAAGTTCAAGACGGCATGGGATACGCTTGAGAAGTATATGATACCATCAGCAGAGGATCAGCCGATGGGAGGATACAATCCGAGCAAGCCAGCGACATATGCAGGAGAATGGGAGACACCGGACAAGTATCCATCACCGCTTGAGTTTGACGTACCGGTTGGGCAGGATCCTTTGCACAGTGAGCTGGTTAACACATATGGTACACAGATGATGTATGGGATGCACTGGTTGATGGACGTAGACAACTGGTATGGATATGGCAGGAGAGGAGATGGAGTAAGCAGAGCATCATTTATCAACACGTTCCAGAGAGGGCCGGAGGAGTCTGTATGGGAGACAGTGCCACATCCGAGCTGGGAGACATTTAAGTGGGGCGGACCGAATGGATTTTTGGATCTGTTTATCAAGGATCAGAATTATGCGAAGCAATGGAGATATACTAATGCACCGGATGCAGATGCGAGGGCAATACAGGCGACATACTGGGCGAAGGAATGGGCAAAGCAACAGGGCAAGCTCAATGAGATAAGCAGCTATGTAGCGAAGGCAGCGAAGATGGGCGACTATTTGAGGTATGCGATGTTTGACAAGTATTTCAAGCCATTGGGGTGCCAGGACAAGTACGCAGCTGGTGCAACAGGATATGGAAGTGCGCACTATCTGCTGTCATGGTACTATGCATGGGGAGGAGCTCTTGACGGGACATGGTCGTGGAAGATAGGTTGTAGCCATGCGCACTTTGGATATCAAAATCCGATGGCAGCATGGGTGTTGGCTAATGATAGTGATATTAAGCCGAAGTCACCGAACGGGGCGAATGACTGGGCGAAGAGCTTGAAGAGGCAGGTAGAATTTTACAGATGGCTGCAATCAGCTGAGGGAGCGATAGCAGGCGGAGCGACCAATTCATGGAATGGTAGATATGAGAAGTATCCGGCAGGGACAGCGACATTTTATGGTATGGCATATGAGCCGAACCCGGTATACCATGATCCTGGCAGCAACACATGGTTTGGATTCCAGGCATGGTCGATGCAGAGGGTAGCAGAGTACTACTATGTAACAGGAGACAGGGATGCAGGAGCATTGCTTGAGAAGTGGGTAAGCTGGGTAAAGAGTGTAGTGAAGCTTAACAGTGATGGTACATTTGCGATACCGTCGACACTTGACTGGAGCGGTCAGCCGGATACATGGAATGGGACATATACGGGCAATCCAAATCTGCATGTGAAGGTAGTGGATTATGGAACAGATTTAGGAATAACTGCATCACTTGCGAATGCGCTTTTGTACTACAGTGCGGCGACGAAGAAGTACGGAGTATTTGATGAAGCAGCGAAGAATTTGGCGAAAGAGCTGCTTGACAGGATGTGGAACTTATACAGGGATGACAAAGGTTTGTCGGCACCCGAGAAGAGAGGGGATTACAAGAGGTTCTTTGAGCAAGAGGTATACATTCCAGCGGGCTGGACAGGGAAGATGCCGAACGGGGATGTAATAAAGAGTGGAGTGAAGTTTATAGACATAAGGAGCAAGTACAAACAGGATCCTGACTGGCAGAAGCTGGTTTCAGCATACAATGCCGGGCAGGCACCGGAGTTCAGGTATCACAGATTCTGGGCACAGTGTGACATAGCAATCGCCAATGCAACATATGAAATCCTGTTCGGTAATCAGTAA